In Paludisphaera mucosa, one DNA window encodes the following:
- a CDS encoding TetR/AcrR family transcriptional regulator, protein MTERVDVGSIRRAQVVEAACRVIHRKGIQGASLAEIEQEAEVSRGVLTYHFPSKEAIILAVFDATIARMEAGADADLAAAKSGWERLETVLDFVLNRKPANDEFDYLNYTFLAQMSHREDFRTRLAAVNADIRRRIAEDLSEEAGRAGLGPGEVRALAAVVHAAMSGLIMQLNVDPGAIDRAAAHRALRAMILGILGRDGAEPRGAGRPRARRRVEKPGG, encoded by the coding sequence ATGACCGAACGAGTCGACGTCGGGTCCATCCGCCGGGCCCAGGTCGTGGAGGCGGCGTGTCGGGTGATCCACCGCAAGGGAATCCAGGGCGCCTCGCTCGCGGAGATCGAGCAGGAGGCCGAAGTCAGCCGCGGGGTCCTGACGTACCACTTCCCGTCCAAGGAGGCCATCATCCTCGCCGTCTTCGACGCGACGATCGCCCGGATGGAGGCGGGGGCCGACGCGGACCTGGCGGCGGCGAAGTCCGGCTGGGAGCGGCTGGAGACGGTCCTCGACTTCGTGCTGAACCGCAAGCCGGCGAACGACGAGTTCGACTATCTGAACTACACCTTCCTGGCCCAGATGTCCCATCGCGAGGACTTCCGGACCCGGCTGGCCGCCGTGAACGCCGACATCCGACGCCGCATCGCCGAGGACCTGTCCGAGGAGGCCGGGCGGGCCGGGCTCGGGCCCGGCGAGGTGCGGGCGCTCGCCGCCGTGGTCCACGCGGCGATGAGCGGCCTGATCATGCAGCTGAACGTCGACCCCGGGGCGATCGACCGGGCGGCGGCGCACCGCGCCCTGAGGGCGATGATCCTCGGGATCCTGGGTCGCGACGGGGCGGAGCCCAGGGGGGCCGGGCGTCCGCGAGCCCGGCGGCGGGTCGAGAAGCCGGGCGGGTGA
- a CDS encoding HD-GYP domain-containing protein, translating into MRFTVVASPSIPSDGLQGAWDTLDRYAQALQAEVETAGQIRLSLEAVREGTRSDLVLWHPGTGSEPPLHAGRAEAAPERIARIARSLPLDGADSRLLRGVGIPGPAPGDPEAPAHVAMLRVSRTLGSWIVAIRFEPARPFRPVDLKVVSLARRLLLNHRYHLHVYERLRESLFGLVHCLTAAIDAKDPHTCGHSERVARIGQRIGVQMGLPGPLLNDLYLAGLLHDIGKIGVRDDILKKAGPLTTEEFAHVQAHPVIGERLVSSIHQLAHLRPGIRNHHERYDGQGYPDKLAGEAIPLMARVLAVADSCDAMMSDRPYRPGLPAARIERIMADGSGTQWDPAVVRAFMACRRDLYSTLQQGLGESVEAAVEHTLGVGMAGASVVSARGGVR; encoded by the coding sequence ATGAGATTCACCGTCGTCGCGTCGCCTAGTATCCCGAGCGACGGCCTCCAGGGGGCCTGGGACACACTCGACCGCTACGCCCAGGCCCTCCAGGCCGAGGTCGAGACGGCCGGCCAGATCCGCCTCAGCCTGGAGGCGGTGCGCGAGGGGACCCGGTCCGACCTGGTGCTCTGGCACCCGGGGACGGGGTCCGAGCCCCCGCTGCACGCCGGCCGGGCCGAGGCCGCGCCCGAGCGGATCGCGCGGATCGCGCGCTCGCTGCCGCTCGACGGGGCCGATTCCCGCCTGCTCCGCGGGGTGGGGATCCCGGGGCCCGCGCCGGGGGACCCGGAGGCCCCGGCGCACGTCGCCATGCTGCGCGTCAGCCGGACGCTCGGCAGCTGGATCGTCGCGATCCGGTTCGAGCCGGCCCGCCCCTTCCGGCCCGTCGACCTGAAGGTCGTCAGCCTGGCCCGGCGGCTGCTGCTGAACCACCGCTACCACCTGCACGTGTACGAGCGGTTGCGGGAGTCCCTCTTCGGCCTGGTCCACTGCCTGACGGCGGCCATCGACGCCAAGGACCCCCACACCTGCGGCCACAGCGAGCGGGTCGCGCGGATCGGCCAGCGGATCGGCGTGCAGATGGGACTCCCCGGGCCCCTGCTCAACGACCTCTACCTGGCGGGCCTGCTCCACGACATCGGCAAGATCGGCGTCCGGGACGACATCCTCAAGAAGGCGGGACCGTTGACGACCGAGGAGTTCGCGCACGTCCAGGCCCACCCCGTCATCGGGGAACGGCTCGTCTCCAGCATCCACCAGCTCGCCCACCTGCGGCCCGGGATCCGCAATCACCACGAGCGGTACGACGGCCAGGGGTATCCCGACAAGCTCGCCGGGGAGGCGATCCCGCTGATGGCCCGGGTCCTGGCGGTGGCCGACTCGTGCGACGCGATGATGTCGGACCGGCCTTATCGGCCCGGGCTCCCCGCCGCCCGGATCGAGCGGATCATGGCCGACGGCTCGGGGACGCAGTGGGATCCGGCCGTCGTCCGGGCGTTCATGGCATGCCGCCGCGATCTCTACTCGACGCTCCAGCAAGGCCTGGGCGAGTCGGTCGAGGCGGCGGTCGAGCACACCCTGGGCGTCGGCATGGCCGGCGCGTCCGTCGTGTCGGCGAGGGGAGGCGTCCGATGA
- a CDS encoding protein kinase domain-containing protein: protein MDIPSWPAGFEGVARDAGPIPPPSTRDRPRRRTPAMRRTPTETASWIGSQADPPQRAGSGPHRRIAGPVRMPEAGEAFLGFRLVAELGRGSFARVFLANQGELADRPVVLKVACALEGETWTLARLQHTHVVPIYSVHRSERLQAFCMPYLGPTTLADVLADVAGRDEPPGSGRDLLETLQARSRARFEAAEATSREAGPASEGAAAPPPRPPQERAASGMAQVTRRMLEGMSYIEAALWILSCLADGLGHAHERGILHRDLKPANVLITDEGQPLLLDFNLSQDESTTGRPRAVGGTLPYMSPEHLDAFRGADRRVDARSDLYSLGVILYELLTGRPPFAGRAGMPAPELVARMIEDRTGPPPDPRPWNHAVSPAVASIVRHCLEPDPDRRYQTAGELREDLRRQIEHRPLRYAADASPRERLGKWARRHPRLTSPGTLAALAVTLAVALAGGLGLGAHRAGMRERAREARARFARDFDEARSALNSSGVDASRRREGIDACRRALGLGPGGGGPSRDVADPGSYLDLDARGRWTQDRGEAFWLLAQATWLEAAERGDDERAEAEVRRALAWNREAEACHPDGGVPAALWSQRAELLARLGRAGEARAFAARAAAAPPLTARDHYLAAVDHAVRGRFEAALGPLREATRLDPGLWWPWSLRGVCHDRLGQDVDALGCYQACIALRPADPWPHFNRGLVHLRRREPARALADFDEALRQAPGRPDVLLDRALALHQLGRYGEAVRDVDLALERGAGPARAVFMRARIRGDAGDAEGARRDRELGMTFRPTDEPGWIARGLARADSDPDGALEDFRQALRLDPRSLAALQNSAHVLSRTPERAEEAIRLLGRALEAFPDYVPARSGRGVLLARLGRREEALADAEGALSRDSSPATLYQLAGVYAQTSRREPGDAAAALGLLSRALRGGFGWDLVAVDPDLDPIRARPEFARWQRAASPPGPAVSPSLGKR, encoded by the coding sequence ATGGACATCCCCAGTTGGCCGGCGGGCTTCGAGGGCGTGGCTCGCGATGCAGGCCCGATCCCGCCGCCGTCGACGCGCGACCGGCCGCGACGTCGCACGCCGGCGATGCGCCGGACGCCGACGGAGACGGCCTCGTGGATCGGATCGCAGGCCGATCCCCCGCAACGAGCCGGGAGCGGGCCGCACCGCCGGATCGCCGGGCCGGTCCGGATGCCGGAGGCGGGCGAGGCGTTCCTGGGCTTCCGGCTGGTCGCCGAGCTGGGCCGGGGCAGCTTCGCGCGGGTCTTCCTGGCGAACCAGGGGGAGCTGGCCGACCGGCCGGTCGTCCTGAAGGTCGCCTGCGCGCTGGAGGGCGAGACCTGGACCCTGGCCCGGCTCCAGCACACGCACGTCGTGCCGATCTACTCGGTCCACCGGTCCGAGCGGCTCCAGGCGTTCTGCATGCCCTACCTCGGGCCGACGACGCTCGCCGACGTGCTCGCCGACGTCGCCGGGCGCGACGAGCCGCCGGGCTCGGGGAGGGACCTGCTGGAGACCTTGCAGGCGCGGAGCCGGGCCCGATTCGAAGCGGCCGAGGCGACGTCGCGCGAGGCCGGGCCCGCGTCGGAGGGGGCCGCGGCCCCGCCCCCCCGGCCGCCCCAGGAGCGGGCGGCGAGCGGCATGGCCCAGGTCACCCGCCGGATGCTGGAAGGCATGAGCTACATCGAAGCGGCCCTATGGATCCTCTCCTGCCTGGCCGACGGCCTGGGCCACGCCCACGAGCGAGGGATCCTGCACCGCGACCTGAAGCCCGCGAACGTCCTGATCACCGACGAGGGGCAGCCGCTGCTGCTGGACTTCAACCTCTCGCAGGACGAGTCGACGACGGGACGTCCCCGGGCCGTCGGGGGGACGCTCCCGTACATGAGCCCGGAGCACCTCGACGCCTTCCGCGGGGCCGACCGCCGGGTGGACGCGCGCAGCGACCTCTATTCGCTCGGCGTGATCCTCTACGAGCTGCTGACCGGCCGGCCCCCCTTCGCCGGGCGGGCGGGGATGCCGGCCCCCGAGCTGGTCGCCCGCATGATCGAGGATCGGACGGGCCCGCCGCCGGACCCTCGGCCCTGGAACCACGCCGTCTCGCCGGCCGTGGCGTCGATCGTGCGCCACTGCCTGGAGCCGGATCCCGACCGCCGCTACCAGACGGCCGGGGAGCTGCGCGAGGACCTCCGCCGGCAGATCGAGCACCGCCCGCTGCGGTACGCCGCCGACGCGTCGCCCCGGGAGCGGCTGGGCAAATGGGCGCGCCGCCATCCTCGGCTGACCTCGCCGGGCACTCTGGCGGCCCTCGCCGTGACGTTGGCGGTGGCCCTGGCCGGCGGCCTGGGGTTGGGGGCGCACCGGGCGGGGATGCGGGAGCGGGCTCGCGAGGCGCGGGCGCGGTTCGCCCGGGACTTCGACGAGGCGCGGTCGGCCCTGAACTCGTCCGGCGTCGACGCCTCGCGCCGACGCGAGGGGATCGACGCGTGCCGTCGGGCGCTGGGGCTCGGCCCGGGCGGAGGGGGCCCGTCGCGGGACGTCGCGGACCCGGGCTCCTACCTCGACCTCGACGCGCGGGGACGATGGACGCAGGATCGGGGCGAGGCCTTCTGGCTGCTGGCGCAGGCGACCTGGCTGGAGGCGGCCGAGCGCGGCGACGACGAACGGGCCGAGGCCGAGGTCCGCCGGGCGCTGGCCTGGAACCGCGAGGCCGAGGCCTGCCACCCGGACGGCGGCGTCCCGGCGGCGCTCTGGTCGCAGCGGGCCGAGCTGCTCGCCCGGCTCGGCCGCGCCGGGGAGGCCCGGGCCTTCGCGGCCCGAGCGGCCGCGGCGCCGCCGCTCACGGCCCGCGACCATTATCTGGCCGCCGTCGACCACGCCGTCCGCGGCCGGTTCGAGGCGGCGTTGGGGCCGCTCCGCGAGGCGACGCGGCTCGACCCGGGGCTCTGGTGGCCCTGGTCCCTCCGGGGCGTCTGCCACGATCGGCTCGGACAGGACGTCGACGCGTTGGGCTGCTACCAGGCCTGCATCGCCCTGCGCCCGGCCGACCCCTGGCCGCACTTCAACCGCGGCCTCGTCCACCTCCGCCGCCGCGAGCCCGCCCGCGCCCTGGCCGACTTCGACGAGGCCCTCCGGCAGGCTCCCGGGCGGCCCGACGTCCTCCTGGACCGCGCCCTGGCGCTGCACCAACTGGGCCGGTACGGCGAGGCGGTCCGGGACGTCGACCTCGCCCTCGAACGCGGGGCCGGCCCGGCCCGGGCCGTCTTCATGAGGGCCCGGATCCGCGGCGACGCCGGCGACGCCGAGGGGGCGAGGCGCGACCGCGAGCTGGGGATGACTTTCCGGCCGACCGACGAGCCGGGCTGGATCGCCCGCGGCCTGGCCCGGGCCGACTCGGACCCCGACGGGGCGCTGGAGGACTTCCGGCAGGCGCTCCGCCTGGACCCCCGATCGCTCGCCGCCTTGCAGAACTCGGCCCACGTCCTCTCCCGGACGCCGGAGCGGGCCGAGGAGGCGATCCGGCTGCTGGGGCGGGCCCTGGAGGCGTTCCCCGACTACGTGCCGGCCCGGAGCGGGAGGGGCGTCCTGCTGGCCCGCCTGGGGCGGCGCGAGGAGGCCCTCGCCGACGCCGAGGGGGCCCTCTCGCGAGACTCCTCGCCGGCGACGCTGTACCAGCTCGCGGGCGTCTACGCCCAGACGTCGCGACGGGAGCCCGGCGACGCCGCGGCCGCCCTGGGACTCCTCTCCCGCGCCCTCCGCGGCGGGTTCGGCTGGGACCTCGTCGCCGTGGACCCGGACCTCGACCCGATCCGCGCCCGCCCCGAGTTCGCACGCTGGCAGCGGGCGGCGTCGCCCCCCGGGCCGGCCGTCTCCCCCTCGCTCGGGAAACGATGA
- a CDS encoding type II secretion system protein, with the protein MRAKWRRAFTLVELLVVVFIVAILLALIPPAVQAAREAARRARCANDLRQVGLAVHGYHAANDVIVPGRIVVLGAPPGTPLVADTGRPEDQATPWTVLLPP; encoded by the coding sequence ATGCGGGCGAAGTGGCGGCGCGCGTTCACCCTCGTCGAGCTGCTGGTCGTCGTATTCATCGTCGCGATCCTCTTGGCCCTGATCCCGCCGGCCGTCCAGGCGGCCCGCGAAGCCGCCCGTCGGGCCCGATGCGCCAACGACCTGAGGCAGGTCGGCCTGGCCGTCCACGGCTATCACGCTGCCAACGACGTGATCGTGCCCGGGCGCATCGTGGTGCTCGGCGCCCCGCCGGGCACGCCCCTCGTCGCGGACACCGGGCGGCCTGAGGATCAGGCGACGCCCTGGACCGTGCTCCTGCCGCCCTAA
- a CDS encoding diguanylate cyclase has translation MKRNRHARRRSRPRADRLESRDVPAAFGNAWPMPMAMSISFVPDGTLIGPYASDLQEAAPAAWGPDWQLKILGAFQTWASHTGMNFSLNPDGGQPLGSPGFATTSAQFGDVRVAAHPMPLDVVAYSIPFDGSAGTWSGDLILNSAYAGTTPGVPAVDLYSVVLHEAGNLLGFPDSEDPRSPLFDFYRDRNSELQPDDVRALRELYGSRPPDRYEGPAGNDSPATATPIVVGPWGPAEAVLADLGPGDVDVFRVTAPEGAAHLQFRVMTRWISLMTSQVTVRDDRGRVVGSAASAGPKAGWVDVDVVGPAAGRDYFVEVRGARGDAFDVGSYALVVDSAAGAFEALDRLKLEELGSMYFMSHFENGLPSTTADWAPLLDILYRTPPQGHPAAYTEALGRVVDASLASLGGAPFNYDAFLKLGEQVTQSYPDTLLEPGMIPALLSALDERGALNGLMRDLWVRTDLRGFLKEMLTSGSLDQAFEGMLASGDLYDLARELWASPEVRGELLGLIDSGGLDPLLFRLQETGSLDDLISKVLPDVDPGPSDAAGLRRIASDLLARFDQWGADDEVLGEFLQGLTGERGASAEFRKLLGSGALDELGQAMLGSRPLSHLTAAFLSAAWRHDPTVMAVLYRAFTPTPNPDFATARELLPYSNSPDVRGRHLVAMATTDDARTTTVSKVVVPTFGGRAPATMLVTAREIMAAATRPLLKVYDGDGRAVDFEVLDAGPDDYIVQVRNPVAGATYYIQLTQGGVGGGSVPSTYLLDAYFGDERVDLEPVAAGDVDAGNQVRATYVASETQIVHWLLSARGAGPGSGSIRLQVVDESGAVVYGATARVGEDVGVVVHLPVGAYTLLVAGLPGEGGTASALSYELRGNILSDSINPYPADASLRPVDAIAATAESAEPRGARAAGGVGIATIGPISAPHLNSFGAEGPAVAGLVSVARGLGAALAAAPPTGLDPAARSDVAGRGTEPARAGEAPKPDDAPRARPAAGVASVVPAAPARRGRDPAVPPTADSETAVFDALEAVARLPHDLAVEAIDGAREMAGGGPAELAAAIGLFAGGASRLVVHRRSRGPAPRGPVASFRGERRRSGRSDPLLPRRVLIVRSSSRRGADLAFRRWLEADGVEVHEATGRTWEAWPSPGPDVILLEHGPGTTTGADLLFRIGQSPSTATTPIIVFSDAASGEIAAAAAAEGLDLGAADVLPRSITPEEFRARLRRAMRDRRQVERLEHEAASDGLTGLSNRAALQARLDGAWADCRRAGRPLGLLVADLDHFKRVNDTCGHPAGDQVLRRVAAALADEVGAAGFAARYGGEEFVVVAPGCDRAGLMRIAERLRRRIGGLRLDDLRLPCRVTISVGAAWARTLDPSGSQQLLTQADRALYEAKAAGRDAVRMADGVAVPG, from the coding sequence ATGAAGCGGAATCGCCATGCTCGCCGCCGCTCGCGGCCCCGGGCGGATCGGCTCGAGTCCCGCGACGTCCCGGCCGCGTTCGGCAACGCCTGGCCCATGCCGATGGCCATGTCGATCAGCTTCGTCCCCGACGGGACCCTGATCGGTCCCTACGCCAGCGACCTCCAGGAGGCCGCCCCGGCGGCCTGGGGCCCCGACTGGCAGCTCAAGATCCTGGGCGCCTTCCAGACGTGGGCCTCCCACACCGGCATGAACTTCTCGCTCAACCCCGACGGGGGCCAGCCGCTGGGGAGCCCGGGGTTCGCGACGACCTCGGCCCAGTTCGGCGACGTCCGCGTGGCGGCCCACCCGATGCCGCTCGACGTGGTCGCCTACTCGATCCCCTTCGACGGCTCGGCGGGCACCTGGTCCGGCGACCTGATCCTTAACAGCGCCTACGCCGGGACGACCCCGGGCGTGCCGGCCGTCGACCTCTACTCGGTCGTGCTCCACGAGGCCGGCAACCTCCTGGGGTTCCCCGACAGCGAGGACCCGCGCTCGCCCCTCTTCGACTTCTACCGGGACCGGAATTCCGAGCTGCAGCCGGACGACGTCCGGGCCCTCCGGGAACTCTACGGCTCCCGCCCGCCCGACCGCTACGAGGGCCCGGCCGGCAACGACTCCCCCGCCACGGCGACCCCGATCGTCGTCGGCCCCTGGGGGCCGGCCGAGGCCGTCCTGGCCGACCTGGGCCCCGGCGACGTCGACGTCTTCCGCGTCACGGCGCCCGAGGGGGCGGCGCACCTGCAGTTCCGCGTGATGACCCGGTGGATCAGCCTCATGACCTCGCAGGTGACCGTCCGCGACGACCGGGGCCGGGTCGTGGGCTCCGCCGCCTCCGCCGGGCCCAAGGCCGGCTGGGTCGACGTGGACGTCGTCGGGCCGGCCGCCGGCCGCGACTACTTCGTGGAGGTGCGGGGGGCGCGGGGCGACGCGTTCGACGTCGGCTCCTACGCCCTGGTGGTCGACTCGGCCGCCGGGGCGTTCGAGGCGCTCGATCGGCTCAAGCTCGAGGAGCTCGGGTCGATGTACTTCATGTCCCATTTCGAGAACGGCCTGCCGAGCACCACGGCCGACTGGGCGCCCTTGCTGGACATCCTCTACCGGACCCCGCCCCAGGGACACCCCGCGGCCTACACCGAGGCCCTCGGCCGGGTGGTCGACGCATCGCTGGCCTCCCTCGGGGGGGCGCCCTTCAATTACGACGCCTTCCTGAAGCTCGGCGAGCAGGTCACCCAGTCCTACCCCGATACGCTCCTCGAGCCCGGCATGATCCCCGCCCTGCTGTCGGCGCTCGACGAGCGGGGGGCGCTCAACGGCCTGATGCGCGACCTGTGGGTCCGGACCGACCTCCGGGGATTCCTGAAAGAGATGCTCACGTCGGGATCCCTCGACCAGGCGTTCGAGGGCATGCTGGCCTCGGGCGACCTGTACGACCTCGCCCGCGAGCTCTGGGCCTCGCCCGAAGTCCGCGGCGAGCTGCTGGGCCTCATCGACTCCGGGGGCCTGGACCCCCTGCTGTTCCGTCTGCAAGAGACCGGGAGCCTCGACGACCTGATCTCCAAGGTGCTCCCCGATGTGGATCCGGGGCCGTCCGACGCGGCCGGCCTCCGCCGGATCGCGAGCGACCTGCTCGCGCGCTTCGACCAATGGGGGGCCGACGACGAGGTGCTGGGGGAGTTCCTCCAGGGCCTGACGGGCGAGAGGGGGGCCTCGGCCGAGTTCCGGAAGCTCCTCGGGTCGGGGGCGTTGGACGAGTTGGGCCAGGCGATGCTCGGATCGCGCCCCCTGAGCCACCTGACCGCGGCCTTCCTGTCGGCCGCGTGGCGGCACGATCCGACGGTCATGGCCGTCCTGTACCGGGCCTTCACCCCGACCCCGAACCCCGACTTCGCGACGGCCCGGGAGCTGCTGCCCTACTCCAACTCGCCCGACGTCCGGGGCCGCCACCTGGTCGCGATGGCGACCACGGACGACGCCAGGACGACCACCGTCAGCAAGGTCGTGGTCCCCACGTTCGGCGGCCGGGCGCCGGCGACGATGCTCGTCACGGCGCGGGAGATCATGGCCGCCGCGACCCGGCCCTTGCTGAAGGTCTACGACGGCGATGGTCGGGCGGTCGACTTCGAGGTGCTGGACGCCGGCCCCGACGACTACATCGTCCAGGTCCGGAACCCCGTCGCCGGCGCGACCTACTACATCCAGCTCACGCAGGGCGGCGTGGGCGGCGGCTCGGTCCCGTCGACCTATCTCCTGGACGCCTACTTCGGCGACGAACGCGTCGACCTCGAGCCGGTCGCGGCCGGGGACGTAGACGCCGGGAACCAGGTCCGGGCGACCTACGTGGCGTCCGAGACCCAGATCGTCCACTGGCTCCTCTCGGCGCGCGGGGCGGGGCCGGGCTCGGGCTCGATCCGACTCCAGGTCGTGGACGAGTCGGGCGCGGTCGTCTACGGCGCGACGGCCCGCGTGGGCGAGGACGTCGGGGTCGTCGTCCACCTCCCCGTCGGGGCCTATACGCTCCTCGTGGCGGGCCTCCCCGGCGAGGGAGGCACGGCTTCGGCCCTGAGCTATGAACTGCGAGGCAACATCTTGAGCGATTCGATCAACCCCTACCCCGCGGACGCGTCGTTACGCCCGGTCGACGCGATCGCGGCGACGGCCGAATCGGCCGAGCCTCGGGGCGCGCGGGCCGCCGGCGGCGTCGGGATCGCGACGATCGGGCCGATCAGCGCCCCCCACCTCAACAGCTTCGGGGCGGAGGGGCCCGCCGTGGCCGGCCTGGTGTCGGTCGCCCGCGGCCTCGGGGCCGCCCTGGCCGCCGCGCCCCCGACGGGCCTCGACCCCGCCGCGAGGTCGGACGTCGCGGGGCGGGGAACGGAACCGGCCCGCGCCGGCGAAGCGCCGAAGCCCGACGACGCGCCCCGGGCGAGGCCGGCGGCCGGGGTCGCGAGCGTCGTCCCCGCCGCGCCGGCGCGGCGGGGACGCGATCCAGCCGTCCCGCCGACCGCCGACTCCGAGACCGCCGTCTTCGACGCGCTCGAGGCCGTCGCGAGGCTCCCCCACGACCTGGCGGTCGAGGCCATCGACGGCGCCAGGGAGATGGCCGGGGGGGGGCCCGCGGAGCTGGCGGCGGCGATCGGCCTCTTCGCCGGCGGGGCGAGCCGCCTCGTCGTCCACCGCCGCTCGCGCGGGCCGGCGCCGCGCGGGCCCGTCGCCTCGTTCCGCGGCGAGCGGCGGCGATCCGGGCGATCCGACCCCCTCCTGCCCCGGCGCGTGCTGATCGTCCGGTCGTCGTCGCGGAGGGGGGCCGACCTCGCCTTCCGGCGCTGGCTGGAGGCCGACGGGGTCGAGGTCCACGAGGCGACGGGCCGGACCTGGGAGGCGTGGCCGAGCCCGGGCCCGGACGTCATCCTGCTGGAGCACGGACCCGGAACGACGACGGGCGCGGACCTGCTCTTCCGGATCGGCCAGTCGCCCTCGACCGCGACGACGCCCATCATCGTCTTCTCCGACGCCGCCTCCGGCGAGATCGCCGCGGCGGCGGCGGCGGAGGGGCTCGACCTCGGCGCCGCCGACGTCCTGCCGCGGTCGATCACCCCGGAGGAGTTCCGCGCCCGCCTCCGCAGGGCGATGCGGGATCGCCGCCAGGTCGAGAGGCTGGAACACGAGGCGGCGAGCGACGGGCTGACCGGGCTGTCCAACCGAGCGGCCTTGCAGGCCCGGTTGGACGGCGCGTGGGCCGACTGCCGACGCGCCGGGAGGCCCCTGGGCCTGCTTGTGGCCGATCTCGACCACTTCAAGCGCGTGAACGACACCTGCGGCCACCCCGCCGGCGACCAGGTCCTGCGACGGGTGGCGGCCGCGCTGGCCGACGAGGTCGGCGCCGCGGGCTTCGCGGCCCGCTACGGGGGCGAGGAGTTCGTCGTCGTCGCCCCGGGATGCGACCGCGCCGGCTTGATGCGGATCGCCGAGCGGCTCCGCCGCCGCATCGGCGGCCTGAGGCTCGACGATCTCCGCCTCCCCTGCCGCGTCACGATCAGCGTCGGCGCAGCCTGGGCCCGCACCCTGGATCCATCGGGTTCCCAGCAGCTCCTGACCCAGGCGGACCGGGCCCTTTACGAGGCCAAAGCCGCCGGTCGCGACGCCGTACGCATGGCCGACGGTGTCGCCGTCCCAGGGTAA
- a CDS encoding helix-turn-helix transcriptional regulator gives MGESALPRLGEVRRALRVVGECRDLGHDPGEWRRHACLGISRLLGARIVSGMECRWRRPAGPIVPVDFIQVGMTRDEHDRYFDPFCRQAAPDDDVLFAALKAADPEPHLVRTRRQDVADDAWYRCRMYVEYHEPVGIDDCAVSVWELPGGRVDLVGLHRDAGDRDFSGRQMALLRLFHAELGRLIGPTLTSPDDPLSPTRLPPRLRQTLSCLLEGDGERQVAARLGLSRPTVHQYVTALYRRYGVESRAELLARFIRRPPLPGGDAPGGSMD, from the coding sequence ATGGGCGAATCGGCCCTCCCGCGGCTGGGCGAAGTGCGACGCGCCCTCCGGGTGGTCGGCGAGTGCCGGGACCTCGGGCATGATCCGGGGGAGTGGAGGCGGCACGCCTGCCTGGGCATCTCCAGGCTGCTCGGGGCCCGGATCGTCTCGGGCATGGAGTGCCGGTGGCGGCGGCCGGCCGGCCCGATCGTCCCGGTCGACTTCATCCAGGTCGGGATGACCCGGGACGAGCACGACCGCTACTTCGACCCGTTCTGCCGGCAGGCCGCCCCGGACGACGACGTCCTGTTCGCGGCGCTGAAGGCGGCCGACCCGGAACCCCACCTCGTCCGGACCCGCCGGCAGGACGTCGCCGACGACGCCTGGTATCGCTGCCGGATGTACGTCGAGTACCACGAGCCCGTCGGGATCGACGACTGCGCCGTGTCCGTGTGGGAGCTGCCCGGCGGCCGGGTGGACCTGGTCGGGCTGCACCGGGACGCCGGCGACCGCGACTTCTCGGGCCGGCAGATGGCGTTGCTCCGGCTCTTCCACGCCGAGCTGGGCCGGCTGATCGGCCCGACGCTGACGTCGCCGGACGACCCGCTCAGCCCGACCCGGCTGCCGCCGCGCCTGCGGCAGACGCTGTCCTGCCTGCTGGAGGGGGACGGCGAGCGGCAGGTGGCCGCGCGGTTGGGCCTGAGCCGCCCGACCGTCCATCAGTACGTGACCGCCTTATATCGCCGCTACGGCGTCGAGAGCCGGGCCGAGCTCCTCGCCCGGTTCATCCGCCGCCCTCCCCTCCCCGGCGGCGACGCCCCCGGAGGATCGATGGATTAA